In Deltaproteobacteria bacterium, the genomic stretch TTGGAGCCGCGCGCGGCTTTGCCGCGCGCGAGCGACGGGGTCCGGGGGCATCGGAGGAGCGCAGCGCCCGCAGGGCGCGAGCACCGCACGGGCTCCCGGAAGAGTTGGAGCCGCTTCGGGAGGAGGGAGCGGCGGCGCCGTCACCGGCGCCGCCGTCCTCCCGGCTTTGAGGTCACCGCGTCCACACCCCGCTCCGCCACCCGGTCCGCATCCGCCATCCACATCCCCCGCGCTGCGGTGGACCCGAACCACGTCATCCCGCGGTGGTGACCGTCGGAGCACGTTCCGTGCCTGGCCGGCGCTCGGCTCGCGGCCGCGGCGGGGGCTGGAGACCGATGACGTCCGCATGGCGGCACGCACAGGGGAAGCGCGGCGGTGCGGTGACACGGGGGTTCAGACGCGAACGGCGCCGCGACCCTTGCCGCCGCGGCGGCGCCCGCCGTAGAAGGCGCAGGCAGAGGTGAGCCGATGAAGACCGTGCGCGCCGCCGTCGTGAACGCCGTCCGCGAGCCGATCCGTGTCGAGTTGCTGACCCTGCGCGCACCACGCGCCGACGAGGTGCTCGTGCGCCTGGGGGCGAGCGGCGTCTGCCACAGCGACCTGCACGTGATCAACGGCGACCTGCCCATGCCGCTGCCGACGGTCCTCGGGCACGAGGGTGCGGGCGTGGTCGAGGCGGTCGGTGCAGGGGTGCGCCGGGTGAAGGACGGCGATCACGTGGTGCTCAGCTGGGTGCCGTACTGCGGCTCGTGCTGGTACTGCGAGTCCGGCCGGACGCATCTCTGCGAGATGGGCTACGTGAAGGCGCTCGCGGCCGAGGTCTTCAGCCGGGACGGCAGCGCCGTCGGACAGCTGGCCGGGGTCGGCTCGATGGCCGAATGGACCGTCGTCCCGGAGAGCGGCTGCATCCCGATCGACGCCGACATCCCGCTCGACCGGGCCTGTCTGATCGGCTGCGGTGTGATGACCGGCGTCGGCGCGGTGATCAACACGGCGCGGGTCGAGGCGGGGCAATCGGTCGCGGTCTTCGGCGCGGGCGGGGTCGGGCTGAACGTCGTACAGGGGGCGGCGCTCGTCGGCGCCCATCCGATCATCGCCGTCGACCTGAACGACCGGAAGCTCG encodes the following:
- a CDS encoding Zn-dependent alcohol dehydrogenase codes for the protein MKTVRAAVVNAVREPIRVELLTLRAPRADEVLVRLGASGVCHSDLHVINGDLPMPLPTVLGHEGAGVVEAVGAGVRRVKDGDHVVLSWVPYCGSCWYCESGRTHLCEMGYVKALAAEVFSRDGSAVGQLAGVGSMAEWTVVPESGCIPIDADIPLDRACLIGCGVMTGVGAVINTARVEAGQSVAVFGAGGVGLNVVQGAALVGAHPIIAVDLNDRKLDLAREFGATHVVNGGSADPVGAIQELTGGRGVDVSFEVIGRPEVIVQAFLALRRGGKAVVVGVAPAAATVSLPGFLLPLAEKSLVGSLYGSADMARDVPRLLALYRAGKLKLDELVTRRFTLAEVHEAFAALEQGEVARGVITF